From Methanosarcina lacustris Z-7289, one genomic window encodes:
- a CDS encoding DUF1699 family protein: MKIRVVSSKEEIDTLNLNEEIVHLAFRPSNKDIFKLILKCPEVKAIHVPSSYKRTISSSAQIYLSMQNIALLEGDVWGHRKDINEYSEVSQHVFDRIKEMKEEGLSDEDTIERLVRETRLSPEFVTFIISN, translated from the coding sequence ATGAAAATTAGAGTTGTAAGCTCAAAAGAAGAAATTGACACTTTAAACCTCAATGAGGAAATTGTCCACCTCGCATTCAGACCGTCCAACAAGGACATTTTTAAACTCATTTTGAAGTGTCCAGAAGTAAAAGCGATCCACGTCCCGAGCTCATACAAGAGAACGATTTCCAGTTCTGCACAGATATATCTATCGATGCAGAACATTGCTTTGCTTGAAGGCGATGTGTGGGGTCACAGAAAAGACATCAACGAATACTCCGAAGTTTCCCAACATGTATTTGACCGCATAAAAGAAATGAAAGAAGAAGGTCTTTCTGATGAAGACACTATAGAAAGACTTGTAAGGGAAACAAGGCTCAGCCCGGAGTTTGTAACTTTTATCATATCGAATTGA